A window of Polyodon spathula isolate WHYD16114869_AA chromosome 22, ASM1765450v1, whole genome shotgun sequence contains these coding sequences:
- the LOC121297263 gene encoding POZ-, AT hook-, and zinc finger-containing protein 1-like isoform X1, whose product MERISEQPWNSSYTYQVSKHSDEMLHNLNDQRKNGGRFCDVILRVGEDSFPAHKAVLAACSEYFESVFSCQAEGGGETKELEMHTISGKVFKDILDFAYTSKIVVRLECFPELMTAAKFLLMRSVIRICQEVIKQSNVQILVPPARGDLALFRTGAPDLGFPSDMANGSGLVGSVFGTNEQALDSDVNTQATGGLSLTDSSPSAIPAGLQTVGRLPVKPTQLSPLLAVANPFQNVASGAAQVGAGGKRGRGRPKKAPAVDPMLFAGPAVAKELGIFPCGLCGKIFSDGVRLRNHEAQHSAPSISLHSMGNSENGVPIHIGVADGTRKRERTRRHVGCDICGKVFRDVYHLNRHKLSHSGEKPYACPVCGLRFKRKDRMSYHVRSHDGSVGKPYVCQTCGKGFSRPDHLNGHIKQVHTSERPHKCQVEEVKGHGSNDYNAFCVNLLKTCNASFATRDRLRSHLACHEDKIPCQVCGKFLRAAYMTDHLKKHSEGPHNYCSICNKGFSTASYLKVHVKSHHGAALPDSPPFTEQRDQPQNGGAGFHTGRTCAVEDGQEDLQKCPHQDPQDSSDNSFGELSDGSDLKSHHKVEEESVSFQCEAGGGGEARGDSKSKNEMEKKHTCPDCGSSFRSRSHLNKHVQRAHCPQKGMQALGELAPFSPQQNMSLLESFGFQIVQSAFASSLTDPEAGHSGMNMGGK is encoded by the exons ATGGAGCGCATTTCGGAGCAGCCGTGGAATTCCTCGTACACCTACCAGGTGAGTAAACACAGCGACGAGATGCTTCACAACCTCAACGACCAGAGGAAAAATGGAGGAAGGTTTTGCGATGTTATCCTGCGGGTCGGGGAAGACAGCTTCCCGGCTCACAAAGCCGTGCTGGCGGCCTGCAGCGAGTACTTCGAGTCGGTCTTCAGCTGTCAGGCGGAAGGGGGCGGCGAGACCAAAGAGCTGGAGATGCACACGATCAGCGGCAAAGTTTTTAAGGACATTTTAGACTTCGCGTACACTTCGAAGATTGTCGTCAGACTCGAGTGCTTCCCCGAGCTAATGACAGCCGCCAAGTTTCTCCTGATGAGGTCCGTGATTCGGATATGCCAGGAGGTTATCAAGCAATCCAATGTCCAGATCCTGGTCCCGCCGGCTAGGGGTGATCTGGCTCTGTTCCGAACCGGAGCGCCCGATCTGGGGTTTCCATCGGACATGGCAAATGGGTCCGGTTTGGTGGGGTCCGTGTTCGGGACCAATGAACAGGCGCTCGACAGCGACGTTAACACCCAAGCGACGGGTGGCCTTTCCTTGACAGACAGCAGCCCATCTGCGATTCCTGCGGGTCTGCAGACGGTAGGACGGCTGCCCGTGAAGCCCACACAGCTGTCCCCGCTGCTTGCCGTGGCGAATCCGTTTCAAAACGTGGCGAGCGGCGCCGCTCAGGTTGGAGCGGGAGGGAAGCGGGGCAGAGGGCGGCCCAAGAAAGCCCCGGCGGTGGATCCCATGCTCTTCGCCGGCCCGGCCGTTGCAAAGGAGCTGGGAATCTTCCCCTGCGGACTGTGCGGAAAGATTTTCAGCGACGGCGTTCGGCTCAGGAACCACGAAGCCCAGCACAGCGCGCCCAGCATCAGTCTTCACAGCATGGGCAACTCCGAAAACGGGGTTCCGATCCACATCGGGGTCGCAGACGGCACTCGGAAGCGGGAGAGGACCAGGAGGCACGTCGGGTGCGACATTTGCGGAAAGGTGTTTCGGGACGTTTATCACCTCAACCGGCACAAGCTCTCTCACTCCGGGGAGAAGCCCTACGCCTGTCCGGTGTGCGGGCTGCGTTTTAAGAGGAAGGACCGGATGTCTTACCACGTTCGGTCTCACGACGGCTCGGTCGGGAAGCCCTACGTGTGTCAGACCTGCGGAAAAGGTTTCTCCAG GCCGGACCACCTAAACGGACACATCAAGCAGGTGCACACCTCGGAGAGACCCCACAAGTGTCAG GTTGAAGAGGTGAAAGGCCATGGCAGTAATGACTATAACGCTTTTTGTGTTAATCTCTTGAAGACCTGCAATGCCTCCTTTGCCACACGAGACAGGCTGCGCTCCCACCTGGCGTGCCACGAGGATAAAATCCCATGCCAGGTGTGTGGCAAGTTCCTGCGGGCCGCCTACATGACGGACCACCTAAAGAAGCACAGCGAGGGTCCGCACAACTACTGCAGCATCTGCAACAAAG GTTTCTCCACTGCTTCCTACCTAAAGGTCCATGTAAAAAGCCACCACGGGGCCGCCCTCCCCGACAGCCCCCCCTTTACTGAGCAGAGGGATCAGCCCCAGAACGGGGGCGCGGGCTTCCACACGGGCAGGACTTGTGCTGTCGAAG ACGGACAAGAGGACCTGCAGAAATGCCCCCACCAAGACCCACAGGACAGCTCAGACAACTCCTTCGGGGAGCTGTCTGACGGGAGCGATCTCAAGTCTCACCACAAGGTGGAGGAAGAGAGTGTCTCGTTCCAGTGCGAGGCGGGAGGAGGGGGCGAGGCCAGGGGTGACAGCAAGTCGAAGAACGAGATGGAAAAAAAGCACACCTGCCCGGACTGCGGCAGCAGTTTCCGCTCCAGGTCCCACCTGAACAAGCACGTGCAGAGGGCTCACTGCCCCCAGAAGGGCATGCAAGCGCTGGGGGAACTGGCCCCCTTCTCCCCGCAACAGAACATGTCCCTCCTTGAGTCTTTCGGCTTCCAGATTGTCCAGTCCGCTTTTGCATCCTCGCTGACTGATCCCGAGGCTGGGCACAGCGGGATGAACATGGGGGGGAAGTGA
- the LOC121297072 gene encoding transmembrane protein 233-like, whose amino-acid sequence MKLAVPVVLNSDLKSASDNSPETDTRDEAQQAPPPNNYLLLTIFTCFCPAYPVNIVALIFSVMSISSYNQGDREGAERLGWNAKWVAIASVIMGLLVTAIYCTVHFTTLLS is encoded by the exons ATGAAG CTCGCTGTCCCTGTTGTCCTGAATTCAGACTTAAAGAGCGCCTCGGACAACAGTCCGGAGACTGACACCAGGGACGAAGCGCAACAAGCGCCTCCGCCAAACAACTACCTGCTTCTCACCATCTTTACATGCTTCTGTCCAGCCTACCCCGTCAACATAGTGGCGTTGATTTTCTCTGTAATG TCCATAAGCAGTTATAACCAAGGAGACCGGGAGGGTGCGGAACGGCTGGGTTGGAATGCCAAGTGGGTTGCCATCGCGTCGGTGATTATGGGACTCCTAGTCACTGCCATCTATTGCACGGTTCACTTCACAACG CTGCTCAGTTAG
- the LOC121297263 gene encoding POZ-, AT hook-, and zinc finger-containing protein 1-like isoform X3: MERISEQPWNSSYTYQVSKHSDEMLHNLNDQRKNGGRFCDVILRVGEDSFPAHKAVLAACSEYFESVFSCQAEGGGETKELEMHTISGKVFKDILDFAYTSKIVVRLECFPELMTAAKFLLMRSVIRICQEVIKQSNVQILVPPARGDLALFRTGAPDLGFPSDMANGSGLVGSVFGTNEQALDSDVNTQATGGLSLTDSSPSAIPAGLQTVGRLPVKPTQLSPLLAVANPFQNVASGAAQVGAGGKRGRGRPKKAPAVDPMLFAGPAVAKELGIFPCGLCGKIFSDGVRLRNHEAQHSAPSISLHSMGNSENGVPIHIGVADGTRKRERTRRHVGCDICGKVFRDVYHLNRHKLSHSGEKPYACPVCGLRFKRKDRMSYHVRSHDGSVGKPYVCQTCGKGFSRPDHLNGHIKQVHTSERPHKCQVEEVKGHGSNDYNAFCVNLLKTCNASFATRDRLRSHLACHEDKIPCQVCGKFLRAAYMTDHLKKHSEGPHNYCSICNKDGQEDLQKCPHQDPQDSSDNSFGELSDGSDLKSHHKVEEESVSFQCEAGGGGEARGDSKSKNEMEKKHTCPDCGSSFRSRSHLNKHVQRAHCPQKGMQALGELAPFSPQQNMSLLESFGFQIVQSAFASSLTDPEAGHSGMNMGGK, translated from the exons ATGGAGCGCATTTCGGAGCAGCCGTGGAATTCCTCGTACACCTACCAGGTGAGTAAACACAGCGACGAGATGCTTCACAACCTCAACGACCAGAGGAAAAATGGAGGAAGGTTTTGCGATGTTATCCTGCGGGTCGGGGAAGACAGCTTCCCGGCTCACAAAGCCGTGCTGGCGGCCTGCAGCGAGTACTTCGAGTCGGTCTTCAGCTGTCAGGCGGAAGGGGGCGGCGAGACCAAAGAGCTGGAGATGCACACGATCAGCGGCAAAGTTTTTAAGGACATTTTAGACTTCGCGTACACTTCGAAGATTGTCGTCAGACTCGAGTGCTTCCCCGAGCTAATGACAGCCGCCAAGTTTCTCCTGATGAGGTCCGTGATTCGGATATGCCAGGAGGTTATCAAGCAATCCAATGTCCAGATCCTGGTCCCGCCGGCTAGGGGTGATCTGGCTCTGTTCCGAACCGGAGCGCCCGATCTGGGGTTTCCATCGGACATGGCAAATGGGTCCGGTTTGGTGGGGTCCGTGTTCGGGACCAATGAACAGGCGCTCGACAGCGACGTTAACACCCAAGCGACGGGTGGCCTTTCCTTGACAGACAGCAGCCCATCTGCGATTCCTGCGGGTCTGCAGACGGTAGGACGGCTGCCCGTGAAGCCCACACAGCTGTCCCCGCTGCTTGCCGTGGCGAATCCGTTTCAAAACGTGGCGAGCGGCGCCGCTCAGGTTGGAGCGGGAGGGAAGCGGGGCAGAGGGCGGCCCAAGAAAGCCCCGGCGGTGGATCCCATGCTCTTCGCCGGCCCGGCCGTTGCAAAGGAGCTGGGAATCTTCCCCTGCGGACTGTGCGGAAAGATTTTCAGCGACGGCGTTCGGCTCAGGAACCACGAAGCCCAGCACAGCGCGCCCAGCATCAGTCTTCACAGCATGGGCAACTCCGAAAACGGGGTTCCGATCCACATCGGGGTCGCAGACGGCACTCGGAAGCGGGAGAGGACCAGGAGGCACGTCGGGTGCGACATTTGCGGAAAGGTGTTTCGGGACGTTTATCACCTCAACCGGCACAAGCTCTCTCACTCCGGGGAGAAGCCCTACGCCTGTCCGGTGTGCGGGCTGCGTTTTAAGAGGAAGGACCGGATGTCTTACCACGTTCGGTCTCACGACGGCTCGGTCGGGAAGCCCTACGTGTGTCAGACCTGCGGAAAAGGTTTCTCCAG GCCGGACCACCTAAACGGACACATCAAGCAGGTGCACACCTCGGAGAGACCCCACAAGTGTCAG GTTGAAGAGGTGAAAGGCCATGGCAGTAATGACTATAACGCTTTTTGTGTTAATCTCTTGAAGACCTGCAATGCCTCCTTTGCCACACGAGACAGGCTGCGCTCCCACCTGGCGTGCCACGAGGATAAAATCCCATGCCAGGTGTGTGGCAAGTTCCTGCGGGCCGCCTACATGACGGACCACCTAAAGAAGCACAGCGAGGGTCCGCACAACTACTGCAGCATCTGCAACAAAG ACGGACAAGAGGACCTGCAGAAATGCCCCCACCAAGACCCACAGGACAGCTCAGACAACTCCTTCGGGGAGCTGTCTGACGGGAGCGATCTCAAGTCTCACCACAAGGTGGAGGAAGAGAGTGTCTCGTTCCAGTGCGAGGCGGGAGGAGGGGGCGAGGCCAGGGGTGACAGCAAGTCGAAGAACGAGATGGAAAAAAAGCACACCTGCCCGGACTGCGGCAGCAGTTTCCGCTCCAGGTCCCACCTGAACAAGCACGTGCAGAGGGCTCACTGCCCCCAGAAGGGCATGCAAGCGCTGGGGGAACTGGCCCCCTTCTCCCCGCAACAGAACATGTCCCTCCTTGAGTCTTTCGGCTTCCAGATTGTCCAGTCCGCTTTTGCATCCTCGCTGACTGATCCCGAGGCTGGGCACAGCGGGATGAACATGGGGGGGAAGTGA
- the LOC121297263 gene encoding POZ-, AT hook-, and zinc finger-containing protein 1-like isoform X4 yields MERISEQPWNSSYTYQVSKHSDEMLHNLNDQRKNGGRFCDVILRVGEDSFPAHKAVLAACSEYFESVFSCQAEGGGETKELEMHTISGKVFKDILDFAYTSKIVVRLECFPELMTAAKFLLMRSVIRICQEVIKQSNVQILVPPARGDLALFRTGAPDLGFPSDMANGSGLVGSVFGTNEQALDSDVNTQATGGLSLTDSSPSAIPAGLQTVGRLPVKPTQLSPLLAVANPFQNVASGAAQVGAGGKRGRGRPKKAPAVDPMLFAGPAVAKELGIFPCGLCGKIFSDGVRLRNHEAQHSAPSISLHSMGNSENGVPIHIGVADGTRKRERTRRHVGCDICGKVFRDVYHLNRHKLSHSGEKPYACPVCGLRFKRKDRMSYHVRSHDGSVGKPYVCQTCGKGFSRPDHLNGHIKQVHTSERPHKCQTCNASFATRDRLRSHLACHEDKIPCQVCGKFLRAAYMTDHLKKHSEGPHNYCSICNKDGQEDLQKCPHQDPQDSSDNSFGELSDGSDLKSHHKVEEESVSFQCEAGGGGEARGDSKSKNEMEKKHTCPDCGSSFRSRSHLNKHVQRAHCPQKGMQALGELAPFSPQQNMSLLESFGFQIVQSAFASSLTDPEAGHSGMNMGGK; encoded by the exons ATGGAGCGCATTTCGGAGCAGCCGTGGAATTCCTCGTACACCTACCAGGTGAGTAAACACAGCGACGAGATGCTTCACAACCTCAACGACCAGAGGAAAAATGGAGGAAGGTTTTGCGATGTTATCCTGCGGGTCGGGGAAGACAGCTTCCCGGCTCACAAAGCCGTGCTGGCGGCCTGCAGCGAGTACTTCGAGTCGGTCTTCAGCTGTCAGGCGGAAGGGGGCGGCGAGACCAAAGAGCTGGAGATGCACACGATCAGCGGCAAAGTTTTTAAGGACATTTTAGACTTCGCGTACACTTCGAAGATTGTCGTCAGACTCGAGTGCTTCCCCGAGCTAATGACAGCCGCCAAGTTTCTCCTGATGAGGTCCGTGATTCGGATATGCCAGGAGGTTATCAAGCAATCCAATGTCCAGATCCTGGTCCCGCCGGCTAGGGGTGATCTGGCTCTGTTCCGAACCGGAGCGCCCGATCTGGGGTTTCCATCGGACATGGCAAATGGGTCCGGTTTGGTGGGGTCCGTGTTCGGGACCAATGAACAGGCGCTCGACAGCGACGTTAACACCCAAGCGACGGGTGGCCTTTCCTTGACAGACAGCAGCCCATCTGCGATTCCTGCGGGTCTGCAGACGGTAGGACGGCTGCCCGTGAAGCCCACACAGCTGTCCCCGCTGCTTGCCGTGGCGAATCCGTTTCAAAACGTGGCGAGCGGCGCCGCTCAGGTTGGAGCGGGAGGGAAGCGGGGCAGAGGGCGGCCCAAGAAAGCCCCGGCGGTGGATCCCATGCTCTTCGCCGGCCCGGCCGTTGCAAAGGAGCTGGGAATCTTCCCCTGCGGACTGTGCGGAAAGATTTTCAGCGACGGCGTTCGGCTCAGGAACCACGAAGCCCAGCACAGCGCGCCCAGCATCAGTCTTCACAGCATGGGCAACTCCGAAAACGGGGTTCCGATCCACATCGGGGTCGCAGACGGCACTCGGAAGCGGGAGAGGACCAGGAGGCACGTCGGGTGCGACATTTGCGGAAAGGTGTTTCGGGACGTTTATCACCTCAACCGGCACAAGCTCTCTCACTCCGGGGAGAAGCCCTACGCCTGTCCGGTGTGCGGGCTGCGTTTTAAGAGGAAGGACCGGATGTCTTACCACGTTCGGTCTCACGACGGCTCGGTCGGGAAGCCCTACGTGTGTCAGACCTGCGGAAAAGGTTTCTCCAG GCCGGACCACCTAAACGGACACATCAAGCAGGTGCACACCTCGGAGAGACCCCACAAGTGTCAG ACCTGCAATGCCTCCTTTGCCACACGAGACAGGCTGCGCTCCCACCTGGCGTGCCACGAGGATAAAATCCCATGCCAGGTGTGTGGCAAGTTCCTGCGGGCCGCCTACATGACGGACCACCTAAAGAAGCACAGCGAGGGTCCGCACAACTACTGCAGCATCTGCAACAAAG ACGGACAAGAGGACCTGCAGAAATGCCCCCACCAAGACCCACAGGACAGCTCAGACAACTCCTTCGGGGAGCTGTCTGACGGGAGCGATCTCAAGTCTCACCACAAGGTGGAGGAAGAGAGTGTCTCGTTCCAGTGCGAGGCGGGAGGAGGGGGCGAGGCCAGGGGTGACAGCAAGTCGAAGAACGAGATGGAAAAAAAGCACACCTGCCCGGACTGCGGCAGCAGTTTCCGCTCCAGGTCCCACCTGAACAAGCACGTGCAGAGGGCTCACTGCCCCCAGAAGGGCATGCAAGCGCTGGGGGAACTGGCCCCCTTCTCCCCGCAACAGAACATGTCCCTCCTTGAGTCTTTCGGCTTCCAGATTGTCCAGTCCGCTTTTGCATCCTCGCTGACTGATCCCGAGGCTGGGCACAGCGGGATGAACATGGGGGGGAAGTGA
- the LOC121297263 gene encoding POZ-, AT hook-, and zinc finger-containing protein 1-like isoform X2, with translation MERISEQPWNSSYTYQVSKHSDEMLHNLNDQRKNGGRFCDVILRVGEDSFPAHKAVLAACSEYFESVFSCQAEGGGETKELEMHTISGKVFKDILDFAYTSKIVVRLECFPELMTAAKFLLMRSVIRICQEVIKQSNVQILVPPARGDLALFRTGAPDLGFPSDMANGSGLVGSVFGTNEQALDSDVNTQATGGLSLTDSSPSAIPAGLQTVGRLPVKPTQLSPLLAVANPFQNVASGAAQVGAGGKRGRGRPKKAPAVDPMLFAGPAVAKELGIFPCGLCGKIFSDGVRLRNHEAQHSAPSISLHSMGNSENGVPIHIGVADGTRKRERTRRHVGCDICGKVFRDVYHLNRHKLSHSGEKPYACPVCGLRFKRKDRMSYHVRSHDGSVGKPYVCQTCGKGFSRPDHLNGHIKQVHTSERPHKCQTCNASFATRDRLRSHLACHEDKIPCQVCGKFLRAAYMTDHLKKHSEGPHNYCSICNKGFSTASYLKVHVKSHHGAALPDSPPFTEQRDQPQNGGAGFHTGRTCAVEDGQEDLQKCPHQDPQDSSDNSFGELSDGSDLKSHHKVEEESVSFQCEAGGGGEARGDSKSKNEMEKKHTCPDCGSSFRSRSHLNKHVQRAHCPQKGMQALGELAPFSPQQNMSLLESFGFQIVQSAFASSLTDPEAGHSGMNMGGK, from the exons ATGGAGCGCATTTCGGAGCAGCCGTGGAATTCCTCGTACACCTACCAGGTGAGTAAACACAGCGACGAGATGCTTCACAACCTCAACGACCAGAGGAAAAATGGAGGAAGGTTTTGCGATGTTATCCTGCGGGTCGGGGAAGACAGCTTCCCGGCTCACAAAGCCGTGCTGGCGGCCTGCAGCGAGTACTTCGAGTCGGTCTTCAGCTGTCAGGCGGAAGGGGGCGGCGAGACCAAAGAGCTGGAGATGCACACGATCAGCGGCAAAGTTTTTAAGGACATTTTAGACTTCGCGTACACTTCGAAGATTGTCGTCAGACTCGAGTGCTTCCCCGAGCTAATGACAGCCGCCAAGTTTCTCCTGATGAGGTCCGTGATTCGGATATGCCAGGAGGTTATCAAGCAATCCAATGTCCAGATCCTGGTCCCGCCGGCTAGGGGTGATCTGGCTCTGTTCCGAACCGGAGCGCCCGATCTGGGGTTTCCATCGGACATGGCAAATGGGTCCGGTTTGGTGGGGTCCGTGTTCGGGACCAATGAACAGGCGCTCGACAGCGACGTTAACACCCAAGCGACGGGTGGCCTTTCCTTGACAGACAGCAGCCCATCTGCGATTCCTGCGGGTCTGCAGACGGTAGGACGGCTGCCCGTGAAGCCCACACAGCTGTCCCCGCTGCTTGCCGTGGCGAATCCGTTTCAAAACGTGGCGAGCGGCGCCGCTCAGGTTGGAGCGGGAGGGAAGCGGGGCAGAGGGCGGCCCAAGAAAGCCCCGGCGGTGGATCCCATGCTCTTCGCCGGCCCGGCCGTTGCAAAGGAGCTGGGAATCTTCCCCTGCGGACTGTGCGGAAAGATTTTCAGCGACGGCGTTCGGCTCAGGAACCACGAAGCCCAGCACAGCGCGCCCAGCATCAGTCTTCACAGCATGGGCAACTCCGAAAACGGGGTTCCGATCCACATCGGGGTCGCAGACGGCACTCGGAAGCGGGAGAGGACCAGGAGGCACGTCGGGTGCGACATTTGCGGAAAGGTGTTTCGGGACGTTTATCACCTCAACCGGCACAAGCTCTCTCACTCCGGGGAGAAGCCCTACGCCTGTCCGGTGTGCGGGCTGCGTTTTAAGAGGAAGGACCGGATGTCTTACCACGTTCGGTCTCACGACGGCTCGGTCGGGAAGCCCTACGTGTGTCAGACCTGCGGAAAAGGTTTCTCCAG GCCGGACCACCTAAACGGACACATCAAGCAGGTGCACACCTCGGAGAGACCCCACAAGTGTCAG ACCTGCAATGCCTCCTTTGCCACACGAGACAGGCTGCGCTCCCACCTGGCGTGCCACGAGGATAAAATCCCATGCCAGGTGTGTGGCAAGTTCCTGCGGGCCGCCTACATGACGGACCACCTAAAGAAGCACAGCGAGGGTCCGCACAACTACTGCAGCATCTGCAACAAAG GTTTCTCCACTGCTTCCTACCTAAAGGTCCATGTAAAAAGCCACCACGGGGCCGCCCTCCCCGACAGCCCCCCCTTTACTGAGCAGAGGGATCAGCCCCAGAACGGGGGCGCGGGCTTCCACACGGGCAGGACTTGTGCTGTCGAAG ACGGACAAGAGGACCTGCAGAAATGCCCCCACCAAGACCCACAGGACAGCTCAGACAACTCCTTCGGGGAGCTGTCTGACGGGAGCGATCTCAAGTCTCACCACAAGGTGGAGGAAGAGAGTGTCTCGTTCCAGTGCGAGGCGGGAGGAGGGGGCGAGGCCAGGGGTGACAGCAAGTCGAAGAACGAGATGGAAAAAAAGCACACCTGCCCGGACTGCGGCAGCAGTTTCCGCTCCAGGTCCCACCTGAACAAGCACGTGCAGAGGGCTCACTGCCCCCAGAAGGGCATGCAAGCGCTGGGGGAACTGGCCCCCTTCTCCCCGCAACAGAACATGTCCCTCCTTGAGTCTTTCGGCTTCCAGATTGTCCAGTCCGCTTTTGCATCCTCGCTGACTGATCCCGAGGCTGGGCACAGCGGGATGAACATGGGGGGGAAGTGA
- the LOC121297263 gene encoding POZ-, AT hook-, and zinc finger-containing protein 1-like isoform X5: protein MERISEQPWNSSYTYQVSKHSDEMLHNLNDQRKNGGRFCDVILRVGEDSFPAHKAVLAACSEYFESVFSCQAEGGGETKELEMHTISGKVFKDILDFAYTSKIVVRLECFPELMTAAKFLLMRSVIRICQEVIKQSNVQILVPPARGDLALFRTGAPDLGFPSDMANGSGLVGSVFGTNEQALDSDVNTQATGGLSLTDSSPSAIPAGLQTVGRLPVKPTQLSPLLAVANPFQNVASGAAQVGAGGKRGRGRPKKAPAVDPMLFAGPAVAKELGIFPCGLCGKIFSDGVRLRNHEAQHSAPSISLHSMGNSENGVPIHIGVADGTRKRERTRRHVGCDICGKVFRDVYHLNRHKLSHSGEKPYACPVCGLRFKRKDRMSYHVRSHDGSVGKPYVCQTCGKGFSRPDHLNGHIKQVHTSERPHKCQTCNASFATRDRLRSHLACHEDKIPCQVCGKFLRAAYMTDHLKKHSEGPHNYCSICNKGFSTASYLKVHVKSHHGAALPDSPPFTEQRDQPQNGGAGFHTGRTCAVEDFCASQRLLVSFPEAEVRFRGLPAAAPPTLPFCPPPIGFQPEVLLGKPGAQYFWECRAAGLPGRHADGQEDLQKCPHQDPQDSSDNSFGELSDGSDLKSHHKVEEESVSFQCEAGGGGEARGDSKSKNEMEKKHTCPDCGSSFRSRSHLNKHVQRAHCPQKGMQALGELAPFSPQQNMSLLESFGFQIVQSAFASSLTDPEAGHSGMNMGGK from the exons ATGGAGCGCATTTCGGAGCAGCCGTGGAATTCCTCGTACACCTACCAGGTGAGTAAACACAGCGACGAGATGCTTCACAACCTCAACGACCAGAGGAAAAATGGAGGAAGGTTTTGCGATGTTATCCTGCGGGTCGGGGAAGACAGCTTCCCGGCTCACAAAGCCGTGCTGGCGGCCTGCAGCGAGTACTTCGAGTCGGTCTTCAGCTGTCAGGCGGAAGGGGGCGGCGAGACCAAAGAGCTGGAGATGCACACGATCAGCGGCAAAGTTTTTAAGGACATTTTAGACTTCGCGTACACTTCGAAGATTGTCGTCAGACTCGAGTGCTTCCCCGAGCTAATGACAGCCGCCAAGTTTCTCCTGATGAGGTCCGTGATTCGGATATGCCAGGAGGTTATCAAGCAATCCAATGTCCAGATCCTGGTCCCGCCGGCTAGGGGTGATCTGGCTCTGTTCCGAACCGGAGCGCCCGATCTGGGGTTTCCATCGGACATGGCAAATGGGTCCGGTTTGGTGGGGTCCGTGTTCGGGACCAATGAACAGGCGCTCGACAGCGACGTTAACACCCAAGCGACGGGTGGCCTTTCCTTGACAGACAGCAGCCCATCTGCGATTCCTGCGGGTCTGCAGACGGTAGGACGGCTGCCCGTGAAGCCCACACAGCTGTCCCCGCTGCTTGCCGTGGCGAATCCGTTTCAAAACGTGGCGAGCGGCGCCGCTCAGGTTGGAGCGGGAGGGAAGCGGGGCAGAGGGCGGCCCAAGAAAGCCCCGGCGGTGGATCCCATGCTCTTCGCCGGCCCGGCCGTTGCAAAGGAGCTGGGAATCTTCCCCTGCGGACTGTGCGGAAAGATTTTCAGCGACGGCGTTCGGCTCAGGAACCACGAAGCCCAGCACAGCGCGCCCAGCATCAGTCTTCACAGCATGGGCAACTCCGAAAACGGGGTTCCGATCCACATCGGGGTCGCAGACGGCACTCGGAAGCGGGAGAGGACCAGGAGGCACGTCGGGTGCGACATTTGCGGAAAGGTGTTTCGGGACGTTTATCACCTCAACCGGCACAAGCTCTCTCACTCCGGGGAGAAGCCCTACGCCTGTCCGGTGTGCGGGCTGCGTTTTAAGAGGAAGGACCGGATGTCTTACCACGTTCGGTCTCACGACGGCTCGGTCGGGAAGCCCTACGTGTGTCAGACCTGCGGAAAAGGTTTCTCCAG GCCGGACCACCTAAACGGACACATCAAGCAGGTGCACACCTCGGAGAGACCCCACAAGTGTCAG ACCTGCAATGCCTCCTTTGCCACACGAGACAGGCTGCGCTCCCACCTGGCGTGCCACGAGGATAAAATCCCATGCCAGGTGTGTGGCAAGTTCCTGCGGGCCGCCTACATGACGGACCACCTAAAGAAGCACAGCGAGGGTCCGCACAACTACTGCAGCATCTGCAACAAAG GTTTCTCCACTGCTTCCTACCTAAAGGTCCATGTAAAAAGCCACCACGGGGCCGCCCTCCCCGACAGCCCCCCCTTTACTGAGCAGAGGGATCAGCCCCAGAACGGGGGCGCGGGCTTCCACACGGGCAGGACTTGTGCTGTCGAAG ACTTTTGTGCCAGTCAGAGGCTGCTGGTCAGTTTCCCTGAAGCAGAGGTGCGTTTCCGAGGGCTGCCTGCCGCGGCCCCGCCCACGCTGCCCTTCTGCCCTCCTCCCATTGGCTTCCAGCCCGAGGTGTTGCTGGGGAAACCTGGCGCTCAGTATTTTTGGGAATGCCGGGCGGCCGGCCTGCCTGGGCGTCACGCAG ACGGACAAGAGGACCTGCAGAAATGCCCCCACCAAGACCCACAGGACAGCTCAGACAACTCCTTCGGGGAGCTGTCTGACGGGAGCGATCTCAAGTCTCACCACAAGGTGGAGGAAGAGAGTGTCTCGTTCCAGTGCGAGGCGGGAGGAGGGGGCGAGGCCAGGGGTGACAGCAAGTCGAAGAACGAGATGGAAAAAAAGCACACCTGCCCGGACTGCGGCAGCAGTTTCCGCTCCAGGTCCCACCTGAACAAGCACGTGCAGAGGGCTCACTGCCCCCAGAAGGGCATGCAAGCGCTGGGGGAACTGGCCCCCTTCTCCCCGCAACAGAACATGTCCCTCCTTGAGTCTTTCGGCTTCCAGATTGTCCAGTCCGCTTTTGCATCCTCGCTGACTGATCCCGAGGCTGGGCACAGCGGGATGAACATGGGGGGGAAGTGA